CCCAactgctgatttaaaaaaaaaaaaatcaagcaggcTAGGGATGGATAAGCCTCCTTGCcacaagcattaggacctgagacCGGTCACGTCTTATgccccagaattcatgtaaaaagctgggcgtggccatgCACATCGGTAACCCCAGCTACCAGAGTATCACTGGAGCTCTCAAAAACACAGCTGTGTGTCCAGAGCAGACCCTGTCACAAGGATTCGTGGCtgagcaatagaggaaggacGGCTGCAGttctctggccaccacagatAAGAGCACACAGCACCACAGCAGGTCATACACGTGGATGCGACACACAGActtgcaaaaaaaacaaaacctccagTTAATCCTTAACCATGGAAAAACAAGCAAGGCCCACATGTCCCCTCAGCGTCAGATGCGCCAATAAGCAGCTCTCCACAGGCTAATTCTGTCCCTCAAGGACAATAGTTAATATCtccactttttttaaaacttttttttcaagcaagagtctttaagcactgagccacctccgCATCCccttgaactttttcttttctattgtcaCATCTAGCGATGAGAGCTACTGGCGTCATATGGGGCAGAGTTCCTGAGTGCTGCTGAACATCTCTCAGGGCACAAAATAGCCCCCACGACCAAGAACGAACTAGTCCCAAATGCCAGCCGTGCTGATGCTGAGAAACTGGTTCCAGACGGATTTTGTaccaatgtttttatttatttatttgtttatttattatttatggggAGGTTGAGGCATGGTGATGGTTGGTAgtgaagtttttttgttgtttgtttgtttatttttatttatttgaaagcgacacagagcgagaaagaggcagagagcgagagagagaatgggtgcgccagggcttccagccactgcaaacgaactccagacgcgtgcgcccccttgtgcatctggctaacgtgggtcctggggaatcgagcctcgaactggggtgggtccttaggcttcacaggcaagcgcttaactgcgaagccatctctccagcccaggagtgaagtttcaacttgacaggacctagagtcACCTAGGAAGTTCTGGGCATGCCTGGgaggattatctagattaggttaactttAGGGCAAATTTGTGAGGGAGTATCTGGATTAAGCTAATTAAGGTGacaagacccaccttaactgggGCTGCGGTCCTGGGCAGTAGAAAGGGGAGCATGGGCTGAGCAGCAGCCTGCACCCTTCTCTGGGCTGAATGGGACCCGCTCCCTGCCCCGTCTCCCCATAACTGTGTCATGGACAGTTTCTGGAGAACCCCTGCAACAATCCCTAAGAAGACACCTGAGTTGCTATGCTAGCTAGGGACTTCccggaggagaaaggaagagaggaagacgTACATGGGGACTGGCTCACACCGCTGTGGAGGCTGGGAGGTCCCATGCCACATGGCTGCAAAAGCTGGAGAGACAGGGAAGCTGAACCCAAATGTGATGtttgagattttatttggggTTTCAGTTtgggctcttttttattttttatttttatttatttatttaagagtgacagagaaagaagcagacacacacacacacacagggagagacagagagggagggagggagagagagagagagaatgggcacaccagggcctccagccattgcaaatgaactccagacgcatgagcccccttgtgcatctagcttatgtggatccaggggaacctagcctcaaactggggtccttaggcttcacaggcaagtacttaaccgctcagccatctctccagaccctcttttttatttttatttatttttacttttctgtgttttgaagtagggtcttgctctaggccaggctgacctagaattcactatgtagtctccgagtggccttgaactcacagcaatcttcctacttctgcctcctgagtgctggaattaaaggcatgtgccatgatacCTACTCAGTTTTGGCTTTTAACTaacaagccatctctacaaccccatAGGCTTTGGCTTTTTGAAACAGGCTGTAACTCAGGCTAgattctcaaactcatggcaatactcctacctcagcctcaccagTGCTAAgatgacaggcatgagccaccacaccttcctTTGACCCCCAAGTCTGAAGGCCATACAATCAAGACAGACGACTGGTACAAGCCTCAGAATCTAAAACGCGCAGGAACACAGTCCTCACATTCAAAGTCAGGGGAAGATGGTTGCCTCAGCTCAGGGCTGGACAGAGGTAAAATTCCTCACTCCCTCTGCCTTTTTGTTCTATCCAGGTCTCCTGCCAATTGGAAGATGTAGGCCCACAATGGGTGAGagtcttccttatttatttgcaaggatagaatgtgtgtgtgtgtgtgtgtgtgtgagagagagagagagagagagagagagagagagagagagagagagaaaatatgaatgagaatgggtgcatcaggatctATTGTGACTTGCAAACGAACATCAGACatttgctccactttgtgtatctggactggggaatggaacccaggccttccGTTTTTGCAAGtatgtttaaccactaagtcatttctccaaccccaagaaTCTTTCTTATTACTTCCACTGATTCAAAGGACAAATGTTTCCAGAggcaccctcacagacacacctagaAATAACACTTTACCACTATTAAGGTATCCTTTAATCTGGTCAGGTTGCCACATCCTATCAAAACACATTCATAGGGttaagacataaagggaagagaaaggaagggaggaggatacttaataggttgatattgtatatatgtaagtacaatgattgtaatataaataaaggaggtaatatgatggagaatggaatttcaaaggggaaagtgtgggggtgggaagggaggcaattaccatgggattttttttataatcatggaaaatgttaataaaaatttaaatttttttttaaaaacacattcatagggttaagatgcttgcctgcaaagcctaaggacccaggttccattccccaggacccatgtaagccagatgcacaaggtggcatatgaatctagagttcgtttgcaggggctgtagaccctgacacgcccattctatctgccccgctacactaaataaaatgtttctaaggAAACACATTCATGACAGCTACTAGATTCTAGTTTTCCAGACACAAGGTAACATATCACTCCGAATCAGTCACACCCACCTTGAATCACAtgatgctctagcccaggctgacctggagttcactatgtggcttcagcctgtcctcgaactcactgtgatcctcctacctctacctcctgagtgctgggattaaaggcctacaccaccatgcccagcctatacATTGACAACTTGATGAGTGAAAATTGTTAGTATTGTTGAATTCATTCAGTCTACCATCCATGAAtgttgaaaacacacacacactttgtctaTATTATCTTATTCTTAAGGTCTCTGTCTACCAGATACATGGCAGCATTAACTCCCCTTTCCAGTCTGCCAAATGTATGGAGGGGACAAAATCGCCTCTTTTCCACCATAGCTGAAGGAGAGAAGACACccgtttttttgaagcaggaactggTGTACTTCAGGGAGCCTTTTCTCTCAGCTTCTGGGATGCCTCTCTCCTGGTCTTCTCTTACCTCTAGTCACTCCTTTCCTATGGCCCTGGGTCATCTGTTCTCCACTTACACTGACTCTCGTTTGGTGTATttatccaactccagacacaagcgccacttggtgtgtttggctttatgtgggtcctgggaaacctgGTCTGTCagatttttgcaagcaagcgcatttagccgctgagccatctctcctttttgGTACAAAGGGCTCTCCATCTAGGGAGGGATGCCAACCTCTGGAGCAGGGGGTCTTGGGTATGTTCTCTTTGCGAGCACCGGCAGTGAGCTCGGGATTCCAAGGTCCACTGGGTTCCAGCAGCTGCCGGTGCTCCCCCGGACCCGAGGAGAGCGGGatgtgcggggggggggcggcggtGGCCGCCGAAGGCTGCGACTGAGCCCCGGAGGAACGGCAGCCGGCAGGGGCCGTGCGCTCACAGCGCCAGCCGGGGCGAGTCGCCTCGATCTCGGGGTACAAGCTCGGGTTCTTGTAAAAGCCGCTAATCCACTGTGCCGGCGAGCACGTTCCTCACCAAAAACAGCGCGAGCCAATCCGTGGGGCGAACGcaaagccactttttttttttaagtggccaATCAGAAGCCACGCTGAGCTACGATGACAACTGTGAGAACCAATGAAATGCAGGGGAatttttctcccccctcccacctCCTTAGCGCGCCGCCAACCTCCCGCCCGGGCGCGATCTCGAGGAGGCCGCTTTAAAAGGCAACGCGCGGCTGGCCTTAGCGAAGATGAAGTTGACAGGGGCGAGCGCGGAGAAGATTCCGGAAGCAAGGTAAGGACTTCACCGAGAAGCTTCCCGCGGCCGCCTTCGGCGGCGCAGGGGCGGGGACGTGCTGCGCGCCGACGTCACGCGCCGGGCCCCGCCCCCGGACGCATATAGCGTCGGgccggcgcgcgcgcgcgcaccatTGTGTGGCTGGACTCGGCCGCCGCTGGGGTGTGAGGCGCGCGTTCAGGCTCTTGCCGTCCCCGCACCTGCACCCGCCGGCGACTGCCACGCGGCCCGCCGTCCCCGCCGCCAGACTCCGGGAGCCCGCCCGCCACGGACATGCCGCGCGTCTACATAGGACGCCTGAGCTACAACGTTCGGGAGAAGGACATCCAGCGCTTCTTCAGCGGCTATGGCCGCCTTCTCGAAGTAGACCTCAAAAATGGGTGAGTCGGGCCCGGGCGCCTTCGTCTAGCGCCCCCGGTCTGGCGGCGGCGGTGGGAACGAGCCGCAGAAGGAAGCGGCCTCGGCCGCGGCGCCGCGTGGCAGGGCCTCAAGATGGCGGCGGGCGCGGCGCCGCGAGTGCGCGCGGGGGTCGCgggtgtgcgcgcgcgcgcgccgccGCCTAACGACACGCCCGCCGGTGCGCGGCCCCGCGCTCCgccccaccccacctcccccccccccccaggtacgGCTTCGTGGAGTTCGAGGACTCCCGCGACGCCGACGATGCCGTTTATGAACTGAACGGCAAGGAGCTCTGCGGCGAGCGCGTGATCGTGGAGCACGCCCGGGGCCCGCGTCGCGATCGCGACGGCTACAGCTACGGAAGCCGCAGTGAGTCGCACCCCCCGCGCGCTCCGCGTCCTTGGGACCTTAGGTGGGGGCGGGTGCAGGCACTAAGGGTGGGTTCTCCCTAGCCCGGGCAGGTGCGGAGGCTGGGGTTCATTTGACCCGGATGTTCCCGGGCCCTTTTGCTTTCACACCTGCCCGGGTGGCCGTGGGACATCGGAGCGCGGGGATTGGGTCTGGGGGTTTGGTATGGGGGTTGGCTAAGTTGGGAAGGGGTGGCCTCTGCTGGCTTTTGGTGGCACTGTCGTGGGTACCACCGATGTTGAAAGCAAGGGATGACTATTCGTTGTATCCCCCCTTGCTTAACTGTCAGTGCATTTAGCTAGAAACGAGGGTTGGGGGGGATAGGCTGggaagggggcggggagaggggaggagctTGAATTAGAAGTTTTAGGAGAGTAGAAGTTGGTGGGCCgaagaaaatgttatattttaaaacagtgtGGTATTGTACCACATAGTACAACTAAGCTTTATGCTGTACTTGAACTGGCGGGGCATGTTACTGGGAGGGGGTTGGGGGTTTTGGTTATGTGAAATGTTTAATGTTGAAATTGTTGCATGTTGAATTCAAACTTTTTAACAAGTCCTTGATGTTTCAATTTGAAAGTGACCAATGGGGCTGAGGCTGTGTCCACTGAGGCTAAGATGACTGCCTTTCCTGATTGGCCTTGGCTTTTCCATACATTGTGTGACCCTTGCCCTATGACCCTTTGGCTGACCTTACCGGAAGCCATGACGACAGCAGCCTTTTGCCATTAGACGCAGGGTGATGGTGAGGATTCCAAGGGTTAGACAAAACTGGTTAATCTGAACTAGGTGACTGTTACCTTGCGTGTTTTGTGGccaaaccaccaccaaaaaccTCACACTGTGATGTAAGTACTTAGTGTAACTAGTAAACATTTTTGTAAAATGTAGAAATGCATGTAATCAGttaagttttatattttacaatgttctgtaaaataaaacttaGCGAGGTAAATTGAATAAAGGAGCAGTCACTCTCTAACAGATTGTAGGAGAGGGTTAGTTGGATTTAGTCTATTTGACTTGCCCATAATTTAATTTGTGGCAAATCACAAATGTATCAAAGGTGTAGCAGTATAATAGCAAAGTCCTACTCCAGTAAATAAAAGTTGATATGTTTGTACTAACTTTCAGAAACGTGCACCTCTGTCATTTCAAAGCATCTAATTGTTCCCTTCGTGTGATAAAGGTGGTGGAGGTGGATACAGCAGTCGTAGAACCTCTGGCAGAGACAAATACGGACCACCTGTTCGTACAGAGTACAGGCTTATTGTAGAAAATCTCTCTAGTCGCTGCAGTTGGCAAGACTTAAAGGTAAGTATCTGAGGTGCAAATGACAAGGTAGACCacttacacaattttttttattgttcttcaGATTTTTGGGTCTCATTGGTCTTCCTGTTCCAGGATTTCATGCGGCAAGCAGGTGAAGTGACATATGCAGATGCTCACAAAGAACGCACTAATGAGGGTGTCATTGAATTTCGCTCCTACTCTGACATGAAGCGTGCTTTGGATAAACTGGATGGTACAGAAATAAATGGCAGAAATATTAGGCTTATTGAAGATAAGCCACGAACAAGCCACAGGCGCTCTTACTCTGGAAGCAGATCTAGGTAATTCGAAGGGTGTGGGGCTGG
Above is a window of Jaculus jaculus isolate mJacJac1 chromosome 8, mJacJac1.mat.Y.cur, whole genome shotgun sequence DNA encoding:
- the Srsf6 gene encoding serine/arginine-rich splicing factor 6, which codes for MPRVYIGRLSYNVREKDIQRFFSGYGRLLEVDLKNGYGFVEFEDSRDADDAVYELNGKELCGERVIVEHARGPRRDRDGYSYGSRSGGGGYSSRRTSGRDKYGPPVRTEYRLIVENLSSRCSWQDLKDFMRQAGEVTYADAHKERTNEGVIEFRSYSDMKRALDKLDGTEINGRNIRLIEDKPRTSHRRSYSGSRSRSRSRRRSRSRSRRSSRSRSRSISKSRSRSRSRSKGRTRSRSKGRKSRSKSKSKPKSDRGSHSHSRSRSKDEKSRSRSRSRSPKENGKGDIKSKSRSRSQSRSHSPLPAPPSKARSVSPPPKRAASRSRSRSRSRSRSSSRD